The Agrococcus sp. ProA11 genomic sequence CGACATCGTCGTGCTCGCGACGCCGATCTGGCTGGGGCAGCCGTCGAGCATCGCGACGCGCGTGATCGAGCGGCTCTATGCCGAGTCGGGGCTGCTGAACGACGCCGGGCAGTCGATCTTCTACGGCAAGGTCGGCGGATGCCTCGTCGGCGGCAACGAGGACGGCATGAAGGCGTGCGCATCGCGGGTGATCTACGCCATGCAGCACCTGGGGATGACGATCCCGCCGCAGGCCGACGCCGGCTGGGTGGGTGAGGCGGGCCCCGGCCCCAGCTACGGCGACGAGCTCGACGACGGCTCGCGCGCGGGCGCCGACAACGACTTCACCAAGCGCAACGTCACGATCATGGCGTGGAACCTGCTGCACCTGGCGCGCATGCTGCGCGGCGGCATCCCCACCGAGGGCAACGACCGGCGCGCGTGGAAGGACGGCGAGCGCTTCGGGTTCCAGAACCCCGAGTACCGCTGACGGATTCGCCGCTCGCGCGAGCGGGCGGCAGGTGCTTGGGTGAGCGCATGAGCACGATCGACTGGCTGCTGCAGGGCGATCCGGCGATCCGCTGGCAGGTGATGGCCGACCTGCTCGACGAGGCGCCGGAAGCGGTGGCGCGCGAGCGAGCGCGGGTCGCGGCCGAGGGCTGGGGCGCGGCGCTGCTGGCGGCGCGCGGCGCCGATGGCCAGTGGGCTGGCGGCGCGAACTTTCCCGCGTCGAAGCCGACGCTGCCGGGCCAGCCCTGGACGTCCACGGCACACGTGCTCACCGAGCTCCGTCTGCTCGGGGCCGACCCGGCCGATGCCGCGGTGCAGCGCGCGATCGACGACGTGGCGCGCGTGACCCGCTGGGAGTACGACGACGAGCCGTTCTTCGAGGGCGAGGTGGAGCCGTGCATCAACGCCGCGCTCGTGACGAACGCGATGTACTTCGATCGCGTTGACGCGCGCATCGTCGAGCGGCTGCTGGGGGAGCGGATGGCCGACGGCGGCTGGAACTGCGACCAGGAGCGCGGGAGTGTGCGCTCGTCGTTCGACACCACCATCGCGGTGCTGGAGGCGCTCGCGGCCTTCGAGCAGGTGGCCGACGCACGGTCGGTGTCGATGGCAGCGGTGCGCGAGGCGCGGGCGAGCGGCGAGGCGTACCTGCTGCAGCGCGGTCTGCTGCGTCGAAGGACGACGGGTGAGATCCCGAAGCCGACGTAAACCCAGTTCGCGTTCCCGCTGCGGCACGAGTACGACGCGCTGCGGGCGCTCGAGCACTTCCGCTCCGTGGGCGCGGAGCCGGATGAGCGGATGGGCGAGGCGCTCGAGCTGGTGCACGCCAAGCGTGACGAGGATGGCCGCTGGCCGCTAGACGTCAAGCACGGCGGCGACGCCGTCAACGACTACGGCGCGGTCGGCGAGCCGAACCGCTGGATCACGCTGCGGGCGCTGCGCGTGCTGCGCTGGGCCGAACGACCGGACTGAACGCTCAGCGAATCTCCGCCGATCGGGACCAGAATGGAGCCCGCCAGCGTTGCATCATGAGACGTCGCACCGCGCGCCGTCAGCAGAGTGAGGAGCACCCACCATGGCCAGTGGCATCAACGACCCCGGCACGATCACCAGCGACCCCGGCACCGAGACGGCCGTGCTGGCGGGCGGATGCTTCTGGGGACTCGACGATCTCATCCGTCGGCAGCCGGGCGTGCTGAGCACCCGCGCCGGCTACACCGGCGGCGACAACGACCACGCCACCTACCGCAACCACCCCGGTCACGCCGAGGCCGTCGAGATCGTCTTCGATCCCACGCAGACGACCTATCGCGACATCCTCGCGTTCTTCTTCCAGGTGCACGACCCGTCCACGCGCAATCGGCAGGGCAACGACATCGGCACGAGCTACCGCTCGGCGATCTTCCCGCTCACGCCCGAGCAGGAGCGGGTCGCCCGCGACACCATCGCCGACGTCGACGCGTCGGGGCTCTGGCCGGGCAAGGTCGTGACCACGATCGAGCCCGCCGGTCCGTTCTGGGAGGCCGAGCCCGAGCATCAGGACTACCTGGCGGAGAACCCCAACGGCTACACCTGCCACTTCGTGCGGCCCGGCTGGGTGCTGCCGGAGCGCGACTCCGCCAGCGCCTGATCAGTCGAGGAAGAGGCGTCGACGCCTGGACCAGTCGTTGGTGCCGTAGGTGACGTCGAGGCCGATGACGGCCGGGCTCGTGAGCGTGCGCTTGACCACGAGGGGCAGGCCTTCGCCGGGTTCCAGCACCGCCGGGAGGGTTCGGGGCAGGCGGACGTCCTCACCGGCGTCCGCCTGGCGGATCTCGAGGACGGCGATCGAGACGTCGAGCACGTTCACGAGCTCGAAGTGGCGCCGGTCGTTCCGTCGGATCTGCAGGGCCGAGCGGCGCATGCTCGGCTCCACGGGCGGTGCGGCACGTCCCGCGTCACCCCAGCCGTCCAGCTGCGAGAGGCGACGGCGGGTCTCCTCGTCCGGGCCCGGCTCGGCCGAGGCCGCGGTGGCTCGCTCGGGTGCGATCGGCGGCGCGGGGACGCCCTCCTGCTCGGGGGCGACCGTCTGCCGCAGGCCCTTGTAGGTCTTGCGCTCGCCGATCAGCGCCCACGCGGCCACTGCGCTCGCGAGGATCGAGCCGATCGCGCCGACCCACGCGGGGATCGCGACGCCCCACAGGTCGGTTCCGGCCGGCTCGGCTGACGTGCTGGCGATCCAGAGCTCGAACATGCGCTCATCGTAGGCGCGGGTCGGCGGATGCCCGGGTGGGTTCCGAGTGGACCGTGCGCTGCCAGCTGTCGTTCGGTGCTGTGGACAACTTCCGCGGCGGGCGGTGCCGTTCGGCTTCACTGGCTCGCATGCGTCAAGCCGTCGCCGAGATCACCGCGAACGTGCGGGCGACGGTGCGGCGCGACGGCATCGACCTGACGGGTTCCGGGGATCTTGCCGAGCGCTACGTGCGCGACGCCGTGCGCGCCTACGCGGAACGCTCACTGGGCGGCACGCAGCCGATGCTCGCCGATGAGCGGCAGGCGGAGCGCGATGTGCTGGCGGCGGTGTCGGGCTACGGGCCGTTGCAGCCGTACCTCGACGATCCCGAGATCGAGGAGCTCTGGATCAACCAGGGCTCGCGCGTCTTCTGCGCTCGCAGCGGCGTCAGCGAGCAGCTGCCGCTGCGCCTCACTGAGACCGAGGTGCGCGACCTGGTCGAGCGGATGCTCTCGACCACCGGCCGCCGGGTCGACCTGAGCACGCCGTTCGTCGATGCATCGCTGCCGGACGGCTCGCGCTTGCACGTGGCCAGCGGCGACGTCGCTCGGGGTGCGATGAGCCTCAACATTCGCAAGTTCGCGCGTCGCCTCTCCTCGCTTGCGGCACTCGTGGAGCGCGGCGCGCTCAGCCAGCAGGCGGCGACGTTCCTGGCACAGGCGGTCGTCGCCGGGTGCAACATCCTCGTCTCCGGTCCCACGCACGCAGGCAAGACCACGCTGCTGAACGCGCTGCTCGCCGGCGTCAGGCCAGGCGAGCGGGTGGTGACGGTGGAGGAGACCTTCGAGCTCGACCCGCCCGTCGACGACCTGGTGGGCCTGCAGTGCAGGCAGCCGTCGCTGGAGGGCACGGGCGAGATCACGCTGCGCCGACTCGTGAAGGAGTCGCTGCGGATGCGGCCCGACCGGCTCGTCGTGGGGGAGGTGCGCGAAGCGGAGGCACTCGACCTGCTCGTGGCGCTCAACTGCGGGGTGAGCGGCATGTGCTCGATCCACGCCAACTCCGCACGCGATGCGCTCGCGAAGCTCACGACGCTGCCGCTGCTCGCGGGCCGCAACATCGACGCCGGCTTCGTCGTGCCGACCGTCGCGCAGTGCATCGATCTCGTGGTGCACCTTGCGATCGACGCTCGCGGCAACCGGCAGGTGATCGAGATCCTGGCGCCGACCGGGCAGTCGACGGCGGGCATCATCGAGGCCTCGACGCTGTTCGGAATGCGCGACGGGCTGCTCGAGCCGACCGGGTCGCACCCGGCCCGCGTCACCAAGTTCGCAGCCGCAGGCATCGACCCGACCGCACTCCTGCAGGGCGGCAGCGCATGAGCTGGCTGCTGGGTGCGCTGCTGGGGCTGGGGCTCGTGCTGGCGATCAGTCCCTGGCTCTGGCCCCGGGTCGAGGCTGCCGGCGATCCGCGCCCGCGGGCTGCGCTGCTCGATCGCCTGACCCAGGCGGGACTCGACGGCATCCCACCCCTGGCGCTGCTGGCCGTGTCCCTCCTGGCAGGGGTGCTGGCCGCCGGGGTCGCGCTCGCGCTGACACCGGTCATCGCGGTCGCGGGCGCCGCGCTCGTGGCCGCCGGCGCGTCGCCCACGCTTGCCGTCCGCTGGCGCGCGAAGCGGCGTCGCCGCGCGCAGGCCGCGGTGTGGCCCGACGTCGTCGACCACCTCGTCTCCGCGGTGCGCAGCGGCCTCGCGCTGCCCGATGCGGTGTCGCAGCTCGAGCACGCCGGCCCCGCGGTCACTCGGCCGGCGTTCGCCGGCTACGCCGCAGACCTGCGCGCGACAGGCTCCTTCGGCTACGCGCTCGACCGGCTGAAGGATCGACTGGCTGACCCGGTCGGCGACCGCATCATCGAGACGCTCCGCATGGCACGAGAGGTCGGCGGCACCGAGGTCACCACGGTGCTGCGGGAGCTCGCCGCCTACCTGCGGGCGGATCTCGCCACCCGGGGCGAGCTCGAGGCACGACAGAGCTGGGTGGTCAGCGCAGCCCGGCTGGGGGTCGCCGCGCCGTGGATCGTGCTGCTGATCCTCTCCACTCGACCGGAGGCCGCGCAGGCGTACAACTCGGGCGGCGGTTTCGCGCTCATCGCCGCGGGCGCGATCGTGACCTTCATCGCCTATCGCGTGATGCTCCGCATCGGGGCGCTGCCGACCGAGGCGCGGTCCTTCGCATGAGCGCCGAGATCGGGTGGAGCCTGATCCTGGGGGCAAGCCTCGGGTTCGGGCTGTGGCTGCTCGTCAGTCTCGTACCGGTGTTCCGGCGGCCGCTGCTGCTGCACCGCGTCGCACCCTACGTGCTCGACGTCTCCGCCGGCGCCCGCGACCTGGTCGCCCGTCGCCGAGTGAATCCGGCGCGCGTGCTCGGTGTCATGGTGTCGCCGGTCGGCGACCGCGCGGCGCCGGCGATCCACGGCATCCTCGGCGCACCCGAGAGCATCCAGCGTCGCCTGCGGCAGGCGTCGGCCGCCGAGACCCTCAGTGACTTCCGCGGGCGCCAGCTGCGATGGAGCGTCGTGGGCGGCGCGCTCGGGGCGACGCTCGGCGTTGCTGGCGCGATGCAGCAGGGCCCGGTCGTGCTGCCCGCTGCCCTCGCGGCATTGGGCGCCGCCATCGGTGCGTTCGCGATCGACTGGCTGCTGCAGCGGCGCGCGAAGCGCCGACTGGCGCGGATCTCGAGCGAGCTGCCGTCCATCCTCGAGTTCCTGTCGCTCAGCCTCGCGGCGGGCGAGGGGCTGCAGGACGCCCTGCGGCGTGTCGGCGCGGCCGGCCACAGCGCGCTCGGGCGGGAGCTCGCGGCCGTGGTCGCGGATGCCGCTGCGGGCACGAGCCTCTCGCGGGCGCTCGGGACGCTCGCCGACGAGCTGGGCCATGCCGGCGTCACGCGCAGCGTCGACCAGATGCGCGGTGCGCTGGAGCGGGGCACGCCGTTGGCGCAGACGCTGCAGGCTCAGGCGCTCGACGCCCGGGAGGCCGCGAAGCGTGACCTGCTCGAGGCGGCGGGCCGTAAGGAGATCTCGATGCTCGTGCCCAACACAAATGGATAAAGGTACTACTCGCCCTTCGGGCTGAGGGACACCCCTTGGGCCTTCCCGCGCGAGGTCTGCGGCCCCCTCTAGTCTGTGAGCATGCCAGTCACCCCGATCCGCCCGCCGTACACGCTGCACCGGGGGAACGTGCTCCGTGCCTACAAGGACTGGGAAGCACCCGACACGATCATCAGTGATGGCGCATACGGCGTGCGCGGGTTCCACGGGGACACGACAGGCGCTGACGGGCTGGTGGACTGGTACCGCCCCCACGTGACGGCCTGGGATCGCGCGGCGAAGCCCGGATCAACGCTCTGGTTCTGGAACACCGAGGTTGGCTGGGCGACGGTGCACCCGCTGCTAGTCGAGCACGGTTGGGAGTACGTGCAGACGATCACCTGGGACAAGGGCGTCTCGCACATCGCCGGTAACGTCAACGGTCGCACGATCCGGCGGTTCCCCGTCGTGAGCGAAGTGTCCGTGCTCTACCAGCGACGCTTCATCATCGACACCCCCGACGGCCCTCTCGACGTGAAGCCCTGGCTCCGCTATGAGTGGCAGCGCAGCGGCCTGCCCCTCTACAAGTCGAACGAGGCGTGCGGAGTCAAGAACGCTGCGACGCGCAAGTACCTGACGGCAGACTGGCTCTGGTATTGGCCCCCCGGCGAGATGGTCGCACGCCTCGCGGCCTATGCGAACGAGCACGGTGTGGCCCACGAACGTCCGTTCTTCTCCCTCGACGGCGAGCACTCTGTGACGGCTGAGGAGTGGGACACCCTCCGCTACAAGTGGAACCACGTCCACGGTCTGACCAACGTGTGGCAGCGGCCTGCCCTGCACGACTCCGAGCGCTTCAAGGGGACGCTGGAGCGTTCCGCGCCGCGCGTACACAACCCCTCGGTCCAGTCTGCCGCCCACCTGAACCAGAAGCCGCTGGAGTTCATGCGCCGCCAGGTGCAGGCGGTCACCGATCCGGGCGACGTGGTGTGGGAGCCGTTCGGTGGTCTCGCATCGGCGTCGGTGGCGGCTGTCGAACTCGGGCGGCGCGCTTACGTCGCCGAGTTGAATCCGACCTTCCAAGACATCGCAGCGGGCCGTCTCGTCGACGCGCAGGTGACCTACTTCGGGGCGGCATCAGCATGAGTGATGAGTTCGAGGTCGGTCCCGCTGTGCCCACCGACGAAGATGCCGCTGAAGCCATCGACCCCGGCCAGGTTGTGGACGCTGATGCCCCCGACGCGCCCAGCGAGCCAGAGCTCGATCCGGACGACCCGCGTACCGCGCTTCAGACGAGAGTGCGCGCGGCCCTCCTCGCGCTGCCTGGCGAGTTCGAGTTCGGCAACCCCATCAGCGGAGTCGCCGCTACCGACCTGTTCAACCTCAATACGTTGCTCGGGGCTGGCATCGAGGTGGAGGTCGTCCGGACGCTGAACAAGCTGCGGTCGATGTGGGACCCGGAGGAGGAGTGGCTCGGGTACCGTTTCGAGCGCTCGTCGCAAGCTTTCCCCGACGTGCGCCTCGTGCGCCGCGATCAGGGCGCGAACGACATCGCTCTAGGCATCGAACTCAAGGGCTGGTGGTTGCTCTCGAAGGAAGGGGAGCCGTCGCTACGGTTCCAGGTCACGCCCGAGGCATGCGCGCCGCATGACCTGGTTTGCGTAGTGCCCTGGCACCTGTCCGACGCCGTGGCGGGCATCCCTCAGGTGATCGAGCCGTGGGTGAAGTCTGCACGCTACGCGGCTGAGTTCCGCGACTACCACTGGCAGCACGTCCGCAACGTGCGCGCGTCGACCACGGACGTCGGCATTGACTACCCCGAGAGCGCTGCGCCCTACCCGACGAAGGCTGACCTGGTGGTGGCGAAGCCTCGTCAGGACGGCGGTAACAACTTCGGGCGTCTGCCCCGAGCGCACCCCTTGATGGACGAGTTCCTCGCCCGCTCGAAGGAGCACGAGGTGCTCGGCATCACGGTTGGCAGTTGGATTACCTTCCTGCGACGCCACAGCGACACCGCAACCCCCGACGAAGTGGCTGAGTACCTCCAGCGGCAGTTGAGGGCCCACACCAAGAAGATGGCCCCTCAAACGGCTGAGGAACTCCTCGCGCTGATGGGGCGCATGAGCGACCTGCTCGCCCCGTAGCGACGACGGTCAACAGGTGGCGCTAGCGCAGCCCGTCGAACGGATCCACGATCGCCTGCACGCCGTGCTCCGGGCAACTGAAAGCGATGCGCACGCCTTGACCGTCCTCAGCCACCGGCTCCGGCTCGCAGTCGCCGCCGCACGTCGTGCAGGTGCGGTAGCCCTCGTCGGGTTGGTCGGTGTCCACAGTGCCCATCCTCGCAGTGCGGTCGAGCGCGCGGTCGGGCGGCAGGGCTGGAAGCGTCAGTCGCCCCAAAGGTCGTCCACCGCTGCGTCGTTGTCTTCCTTGCGGGCCCTCTCGACGTTGGCCGACGCAACGTTGAGCGCGGTCAATGCCTCGCTGAGCTGGGTGAACTTGGCCTCGTCGTACAGCGCCTGGGGGATGAACGGGTCACGGTCTTCGAGGTCGTAGCCACTGGCACTGAGCACTTGGCTGAGCGCTCCAGTGCGGCGATAGAAGCGCTTGAAGAGCGCGTTGTGGACATGCCGGTTATCGACCTTGGAGTAGGCAATGGTTGCCCAGTCGATGTCGTCGGTCGCTGCAACGAACTCTCGACCGAGTTCCTCGGCGGCGGATCCAAGTGCCGAGCGCATCTCGGTGACGCCCTCCTTGCCGAGTGCTTTGGTCACTTCAGGCTGATCGACGGCGACACGCTTCGCGGCATCAGCGGCCCTTGCAGGCAGGTCGGTCGCGATCTGTGCCAGGCAGGCTTGAATCGCGCTGTCGGCCTTAGCGCGCGCGGCGGACATGGCTTCGGTGGCTTGCTGCAGAGCGGCCTTCGTCTCGTTCGTCATGATGCTGATCGTAGAGGCGGGGTCTGACATCGAGGCCGCGCGGCAGTCGTGGCCCGCTCAGACGGCGAGCAATCGCCGCTGCACCTTTGCCACGGTGTTGACCGTCCAAGGTGCGCCGGTCGCCGTGGTGAGGCCCTCGGCGTTGAGCGCGGCAGCCGTGGCGGTCAGGGTGTACGTGGCGCGCAGGGCCAGCAGGCGGTCGCCGGTGCGCTGGGGGAGCGTGGACACCCGGCCCATGTGCCTGCCTTGGCGCTTGGCCGCTTGCATGGCGGCAGACGTGCGCTCGCCTATTACCTCTCGCTCCCACTCGGCCACCGACATCATGACGTTGGCGACGAGCTTGCCGGTGGGCGTGCTGGTGTCCACGCCGAGGTCGATAGCCACGACCGACCACTTGCGCGCAGCGGCCAACTTCAGGATGCCCGAGAAGTCGTGCACGCTGCGGCTCAGGCGGTCGAGTTTGGCCACCACGATGCCGTCAACGTCGCGGCGCTTCGGGATGACGTGCAGCCGGGCGAGCGCGGCCTGCAACTGCGGGCGGTCGAGCGACTTGGCGCTGAGCCCCTCGTCCACGTACCAGGTCACCTCCCAGCCGTGCGCGTCGGCGTAGCGCTGGATGGTGTCGCGCTGAGCCTCCAGGCCGAGGCCGCTGTTGGCCTGCTCCTCCGTGGACACGCGCAGGTAGCCGATCATGGTCGTCATCGGCTGGACCTCTTCGTCCGGTCGTACAGGTCGCCCTCGACGTGCTGAAGCTTCGCCCCAGTGCCCGGATGCGTGGCCGTGTAGACGTAGGTGCCCTCGGTGAAGTGGATGTGCCAGCCCGCGTCGTGCAGGGCGTCGGCGAGATCATCGTCCGCGCCGCCTGGGAACAACGCGTCCGCAGCGCTTGGCGGCTGGAAGCCGTCCAGGATGGCTTTGAGGGCAGCGAAGGTGTCGGGCTTCTCCTGGCGCACGCGGGCAAGCGTGACGTCGTACATGGCCCAGTAGCCGCCGAGGTTCATCGGCTCTGCGCCCGTGTCGCGCCGGTGGCTGTCGCGGCGAGTGTAGCCGCGAGCGCGCTGGCCTCGTGCGGGAACAGCGCGACCGTGTGGCCAGGGAGCGAGAGCATGACGACAGGGTGCCCGTCGTCCAGATACTCGGTGTCGCGCTCGACGCTGATCGCCCCGCCCGCGAAGCGTGCGTCCACCACGGCAGCCTCGGTGCTCACAGTTGCGCTCCGGCAGTAGTGAAGGTGGCAGCGGCGTACTCCCACTCGTCGTAGGTTGCGGTGGTGGTGCCATCGTCGTTGATCCAG encodes the following:
- a CDS encoding recombinase family protein produces the protein MTTMIGYLRVSTEEQANSGLGLEAQRDTIQRYADAHGWEVTWYVDEGLSAKSLDRPQLQAALARLHVIPKRRDVDGIVVAKLDRLSRSVHDFSGILKLAAARKWSVVAIDLGVDTSTPTGKLVANVMMSVAEWEREVIGERTSAAMQAAKRQGRHMGRVSTLPQRTGDRLLALRATYTLTATAAALNAEGLTTATGAPWTVNTVAKVQRRLLAV
- the msrA gene encoding peptide-methionine (S)-S-oxide reductase MsrA produces the protein MASGINDPGTITSDPGTETAVLAGGCFWGLDDLIRRQPGVLSTRAGYTGGDNDHATYRNHPGHAEAVEIVFDPTQTTYRDILAFFFQVHDPSTRNRQGNDIGTSYRSAIFPLTPEQERVARDTIADVDASGLWPGKVVTTIEPAGPFWEAEPEHQDYLAENPNGYTCHFVRPGWVLPERDSASA
- a CDS encoding DNA methyltransferase; protein product: MPVTPIRPPYTLHRGNVLRAYKDWEAPDTIISDGAYGVRGFHGDTTGADGLVDWYRPHVTAWDRAAKPGSTLWFWNTEVGWATVHPLLVEHGWEYVQTITWDKGVSHIAGNVNGRTIRRFPVVSEVSVLYQRRFIIDTPDGPLDVKPWLRYEWQRSGLPLYKSNEACGVKNAATRKYLTADWLWYWPPGEMVARLAAYANEHGVAHERPFFSLDGEHSVTAEEWDTLRYKWNHVHGLTNVWQRPALHDSERFKGTLERSAPRVHNPSVQSAAHLNQKPLEFMRRQVQAVTDPGDVVWEPFGGLASASVAAVELGRRAYVAELNPTFQDIAAGRLVDAQVTYFGAASA
- a CDS encoding type II secretion system F family protein, which gives rise to MSAEIGWSLILGASLGFGLWLLVSLVPVFRRPLLLHRVAPYVLDVSAGARDLVARRRVNPARVLGVMVSPVGDRAAPAIHGILGAPESIQRRLRQASAAETLSDFRGRQLRWSVVGGALGATLGVAGAMQQGPVVLPAALAALGAAIGAFAIDWLLQRRAKRRLARISSELPSILEFLSLSLAAGEGLQDALRRVGAAGHSALGRELAAVVADAAAGTSLSRALGTLADELGHAGVTRSVDQMRGALERGTPLAQTLQAQALDAREAAKRDLLEAAGRKEISMLVPNTNG
- a CDS encoding flavodoxin family protein gives rise to the protein MTEPIRALYFNTTLTPSPGESHTELLIEASANILRKQGVEVDVVRAVDHAIAPGVQPDMTEQGAAEDAWPALWELVQRADIVVLATPIWLGQPSSIATRVIERLYAESGLLNDAGQSIFYGKVGGCLVGGNEDGMKACASRVIYAMQHLGMTIPPQADAGWVGEAGPGPSYGDELDDGSRAGADNDFTKRNVTIMAWNLLHLARMLRGGIPTEGNDRRAWKDGERFGFQNPEYR
- a CDS encoding ATPase, T2SS/T4P/T4SS family gives rise to the protein MRQAVAEITANVRATVRRDGIDLTGSGDLAERYVRDAVRAYAERSLGGTQPMLADERQAERDVLAAVSGYGPLQPYLDDPEIEELWINQGSRVFCARSGVSEQLPLRLTETEVRDLVERMLSTTGRRVDLSTPFVDASLPDGSRLHVASGDVARGAMSLNIRKFARRLSSLAALVERGALSQQAATFLAQAVVAGCNILVSGPTHAGKTTLLNALLAGVRPGERVVTVEETFELDPPVDDLVGLQCRQPSLEGTGEITLRRLVKESLRMRPDRLVVGEVREAEALDLLVALNCGVSGMCSIHANSARDALAKLTTLPLLAGRNIDAGFVVPTVAQCIDLVVHLAIDARGNRQVIEILAPTGQSTAGIIEASTLFGMRDGLLEPTGSHPARVTKFAAAGIDPTALLQGGSA
- a CDS encoding type II secretion system F family protein — protein: MSWLLGALLGLGLVLAISPWLWPRVEAAGDPRPRAALLDRLTQAGLDGIPPLALLAVSLLAGVLAAGVALALTPVIAVAGAALVAAGASPTLAVRWRAKRRRRAQAAVWPDVVDHLVSAVRSGLALPDAVSQLEHAGPAVTRPAFAGYAADLRATGSFGYALDRLKDRLADPVGDRIIETLRMAREVGGTEVTTVLRELAAYLRADLATRGELEARQSWVVSAARLGVAAPWIVLLILSTRPEAAQAYNSGGGFALIAAGAIVTFIAYRVMLRIGALPTEARSFA